In Candidatus Aegiribacteria sp., the sequence CTTCAGGCAAAAGCAACTTCAAGTCATATGTCTGAAGTAAATCCCAATCTTGGATCTCATATACATTCCCTTAAGGGCAGCTGCCAGCCATTATCTGAATCTGAGCGTACTTATTTTGAGCCGCGTTTCGGCCATGATTTTAGCCAGGTGCGGGTGCATACGGATACTCGAGCTGCGGAGGCGGCGCGGGCCGTGAATGCACGGGCGTTCACAGTGGGACAGGATGTGGTATTCGGGGCAGGGCATTACGCGTCGGGGACAAGCGAGGGACAGAAATTAATGGCACATGAGTTGACGCACGTAGTACAGCAAGGGAGATACACTGCGGACAATGTCAGTAACCAACAGCCAATTCGATATGGGAACAAAGCGATCCGTACCAGATGTCAGCCGCGCATTCAGCTGACCACCCTCCGTATGCAGGATGTTCTCTGGCAAACGGGCCTCTACCCATGCAGCACGCTTGTTGGAAGAGCGGTAGCTGAGTTTAATTCTCAAGGAGCTATGTGTCAGAGCTATCAAGCACAAGGAGGGACCTCGTATGGAGCAACACCGGCTGCGGCTGTCATCTGGCCTGACG encodes:
- a CDS encoding DUF4157 domain-containing protein, whose protein sequence is LQAKATSSHMSEVNPNLGSHIHSLKGSCQPLSESERTYFEPRFGHDFSQVRVHTDTRAAEAARAVNARAFTVGQDVVFGAGHYASGTSEGQKLMAHELTHVVQQGRYTADNVSNQQPIRYGNKAIRTRCQPRIQLTTLRMQDVLWQTGLYPCSTLVGRAVAEFNSQGAMCQSYQAQGGTSYGATPAAAVIWPDAASSCSPGSCGCVRRNDPSGSINIPANFCSSSCAFWLRQGDPSSASVSDALCVLAHELSHIWHLPLSHVAGYLSQCTGSDRCFGRFNPDFPEHPPARRTPEELLERPVRPRSR